A window of Sulfuricurvum sp. contains these coding sequences:
- a CDS encoding protein-L-isoaspartate(D-aspartate) O-methyltransferase has translation MIDKVTIIKTSRMAEEISKKYPLRPTIKEAIIHTNREEFVPLAMRHNAYRLDALPIGAQQYISSPLTVAKMTQYLSPEGCDSVLEIGCGSGYQAAVLSQIFRRVFTIERIESLLIEAKERFRHLRLGNIHTRTDDGQNGWEQYAPFDRILFSASARTIPQKLFNQLREGGILIAPMERGREQVITRFTKQGGKIHEDALEVCDFVPILDGVVR, from the coding sequence ATGATCGACAAAGTAACCATCATCAAAACCTCCCGTATGGCGGAAGAAATTTCCAAAAAATATCCCCTTCGCCCTACCATCAAAGAGGCGATTATCCATACCAATCGCGAAGAGTTTGTCCCCCTCGCCATGCGCCACAACGCTTACCGTCTCGATGCCCTCCCTATCGGTGCACAACAATACATCTCTTCCCCTCTCACGGTCGCTAAAATGACCCAATACCTTAGCCCTGAGGGGTGTGATAGTGTATTGGAAATCGGATGCGGGAGCGGGTATCAAGCCGCCGTCCTCTCTCAAATTTTCCGTCGTGTCTTTACGATAGAGCGAATCGAATCGTTGCTGATCGAGGCAAAAGAGCGGTTTCGTCACCTCCGTCTCGGCAACATCCACACCCGCACCGATGATGGTCAAAACGGTTGGGAGCAATACGCGCCGTTTGATCGGATCCTTTTCTCTGCATCCGCACGGACAATCCCTCAAAAACTCTTCAACCAATTACGCGAAGGGGGAATCCTCATCGCCCCTATGGAGAGAGGACGGGAGCAAGTAATCACCCGCTTTACCAAACAAGGGGGGAAAATTCACGAAGATGCTCTTGAGGTGTGTGATTTCGTCCCCATCCTCGATGGAGTTGTCCGTTGA
- a CDS encoding RsmB/NOP family class I SAM-dependent RNA methyltransferase, translated as MSLPEAFVERLEKIVPREHFDAILRTFDAPKQVTFRTNPLKTTPEELEAELHDAHITYEKIEWELLSGVYRISPEDKLRLTQTPAFYEGRLYIQNLSSMVAPLLLAPEPEETVLDLAAAPGGKTLILAGMMENTGWLSAVELQRERFFRLCDNLKHQGVTNAHTYMTDGRSVGKKCPLMFDRILLDAPCSSEARFKTHEPKSMSYWSVHKVKDTSKLQRRLLLSAFDALKPGGKLLYSTCSFSPEENESPLQHLLERHGAHLKTIPLTLPFDNIQKPLSRWGKEIYDERIQNGVRILPTDTIDGFFICLLEKLA; from the coding sequence TTGAGCCTCCCCGAAGCATTTGTAGAGCGTTTAGAAAAGATTGTTCCACGTGAACATTTTGATGCTATTCTCCGCACCTTTGATGCCCCCAAACAAGTCACCTTTCGGACCAATCCCCTCAAAACAACCCCTGAAGAACTCGAAGCCGAACTGCATGATGCCCATATCACCTATGAAAAAATAGAGTGGGAACTCTTATCAGGGGTCTATCGTATCTCCCCTGAGGACAAACTCCGCCTCACCCAAACACCCGCCTTCTACGAAGGGCGTCTCTATATCCAAAACCTCTCCTCGATGGTCGCCCCGCTCTTACTCGCCCCCGAGCCTGAAGAGACCGTTCTCGACCTCGCCGCCGCACCGGGAGGGAAAACCCTTATTCTCGCGGGGATGATGGAGAACACCGGATGGCTCTCTGCCGTAGAACTTCAGCGAGAGCGTTTTTTTCGCCTCTGTGACAACCTCAAACACCAAGGGGTCACCAACGCCCACACCTACATGACCGATGGACGCAGTGTGGGGAAAAAATGCCCTCTGATGTTTGATCGCATCTTACTCGATGCCCCATGCTCCTCCGAAGCACGCTTTAAAACCCATGAACCCAAATCGATGAGCTATTGGAGCGTCCATAAGGTCAAAGATACCTCCAAACTCCAACGTCGTTTGCTCCTCTCCGCCTTCGATGCCCTCAAACCGGGAGGCAAATTACTCTACAGCACTTGCTCATTCTCCCCAGAAGAGAACGAAAGCCCCCTCCAGCACCTTTTAGAGCGCCATGGAGCGCATTTAAAGACCATACCCCTCACATTACCCTTCGATAACATCCAAAAGCCTCTGAGCCGCTGGGGAAAAGAGATTTACGATGAACGGATACAAAACGGTGTCCGCATTTTACCGACCGATACGATTGATGGATTTTTTATCTGTTTGTTGGAGAAACTTGCGTGA